Proteins from one Lepidochelys kempii isolate rLepKem1 chromosome 6, rLepKem1.hap2, whole genome shotgun sequence genomic window:
- the FLRT2 gene encoding leucine-rich repeat transmembrane protein FLRT2 — protein MGPWTRMWSKDWAAFLKSWLIIFLGLCMQVSKTLACPNVCRCDRNFVYCNERSLTSVPLGIPEGVTVLYLHNNQINNAGFPAELHNVQSVHTVYLYGNQLDEFPMNLPKNVRVLHLQENNIQTISRAALAQLLKLEELHLDDNSISTVGVEDGAFREAVSLKLLFLSKNHLSSVPVGLPVDLQELRVDENRIAIISDMAFQNLTSLERLIVDGNLLTNKGIAEGTFSHLTKLKEFSIVRNSLSYPPPDLPGTHLLRLYLQDNQITHIPLSAFSNLHKLERLDISNNQLRMLVKGVFDNLHNLKQLTARNNPWLCDCSIKWVTEWLKFIPSSINVRGFMCQGPEQVRGMAVRELNMNMLSCPTTTPGLPLITPAPAATLPTTLVPTSSVPTPSDKYSPLPPTTSTLPTVPDREGGEMVTPPISERIQLSIHFVNDTCIQVNWLSLFTVMAYKLTWVKMGHSLVGGIVQERIVSGEKQHVSLVNLEPKSTYRICLVPLDAFNNYRAGEDTVCSEATTKASHLNNGSNTASSHEQTTSQNMGSPFLLAGLIGGAVIFVLVVLLSIFCWHMHKKGRYTSQKWKYNRGRRKDDYCEAGTKKDNSILEMTETSFQIVSLNNDQLLKGDFRLQPIYTPNGGINYTDCHIPNSMRYCNSSVSDLDHCHT, from the coding sequence ATGGGCCCGTGGACGAGAATGTGGTCCAAAGATTGGGCTGCTTTCCTGAAATCCTGGCTAATAATTTTCCTGGGGCTCTGCATGCAGGTCTCCAAAACTTTGGCCTGTCCAAATGTGTGCCGCTGTGACCGAAACTTTGTCTACTGTAATGAGCGAAGCTTGACCTCAGTGCCTCTTGGGATACCGGAGGGTGTAACCGTACTCTACCTCCACAATAACCAAATTAATAATGCTGGCTTCCCTGCAGAGCTGCACAATGTCCAGTCTGTGCACACGGTCTACCTGTATGGTAACCAATTGGATGAGTTTCCCATGAACCTGCCCAAGAATGTCAGGGTTCTCCACCTGCAGGAAAACAACATTCAAACCATTTCTCGGGCTGCCCTGGCCCAGCTACTGAAGCTGGAAGAGCTGCACCTAGATGACAACTCCATCTCTACTGTAGGGGTTGAGGATGGAGCATTTCGGGAAGCTGTCAGCCTCAAGCTTCTGTTCTTGTCTAAGAATCACTTGAGCAGTGTACCTGTTGGCCTTCCAGTGGACTTACAAGAATTACGAGTTGATGAAAACCGAATTGCCATAATTTCAGACATGGCCTTCCAGAATCTCACGAGCTTGGAACGTCTTATTGTGGATGGCAATCTCCTTACAAATAAAGGTATAGCTGAGGGTACCTTCAGCCATCTGACCAAGCTCAAGGAATTCTCAATAGTACGGAATTCACTATCCTATCCTCCCCCTGATCTTCCAGGTACACATCTGCTGAGGCTCTATCTGCAGGACAACCAGATAACCCACATACCACTTTCAGCCTTTTCAAACCTCCACAAGCTGGAGCGGCTCGATATTTCCAACAATCAGCTCCGGATGCTGGTGAAAGGGGTCTTTGATAACCTCCACAACCTGAAGCAGCTCACTGCGCGGAATAATCCCTGGTTATGTGACTGCAGTATTAAATGGGTCACTGAATGGCTCAAATTTATTCCCTCATCCATCAATGTCCGGGGTTTTATGTGCCAGGGACCAGAACAGGTCCGAGGTATGGCTGTCAGGGAGCTCAACATGAATATGTTGTCATGCCCCaccaccactcctggtctgccaCTTAtcaccccagcccctgctgccaccTTGCCAACTACACTGGTTCCCACTTCATCAGTTCCAACTCCAAGTGATAAATACAGTCCTCTCCCGCCCACCACATCCACACTCCCCACTGTGCCTGACAGGGAGGGTGGAGAAATGGTGACCCCTCCCATTTCCGAACGGATCCAACTCTCCATCCATTTTGTGAATGACACTTGCATCCAGGTCAACTGGCTGTCCCTTTTTACTGTGATGGCGTACAAACTCACATGGGTTAAAATGGGCCACAGCCTGGTAGGGGGCATTGTTCAAGAACGGATAGTAAGTGGTGAGAAACAACATGTAAGCTTGGTGAATCTCGAACCCAAATCCACTTATCGGATTTGTTTGGTTCCACTGGATGCTTTTAATAATTACCGAGCTGGAGAAGACACTGTCTGTTCAGAAGCCACAACCAAGGCTTCCCACTTAAACAATGGCAGCAACACAGCCTCCAGCCATGAGCAGACGACTTCTCAGAATATGGGCTCCCCCTTTTTGCTGGCAGGCTTGATTGGGGGTGCAGTGATATTTGTGCTCGTGGTCCTGCTCAGCATCTTTTGCTGGCACATGCATAAAAAGGGGCGCTACACCTCCCAGAAGTGGAAATACAACCGGGGCCGGCGGAAAGATGACTATTGCGAGGCGGGGACCAAGAAGGACAACTCCATCCTGGAGATGACGGAAACCAGCTTCCAGATTGTCTCCTTAAATAATGATCAGCTCCTTAAAGGAGATTTCAGACTGCAGCCCATTTATACCCCAAACGGGGGAATTAACTACACAGACTGCCACATCCCCAACAGCATGCGGTACTGCAACAGCAGTGTCTCAGATCTGGACCACTGTCATACGTGA